One stretch of Suricata suricatta isolate VVHF042 chromosome 13, meerkat_22Aug2017_6uvM2_HiC, whole genome shotgun sequence DNA includes these proteins:
- the IFNK gene encoding interferon kappa codes for MSTNPDVIQKCLWPACLVGLFIPGILSLHCNLLHFHLREVTWQNLKLLNSMNNSFPVECLRETRAFEFPQDIQSYTPHGKRYLKEAFYEMSTQTFNIFTQYTIKSTWKKKYLQQIQIRLDWQMHHLEQCLEEEKKGNKDSKQMEEDAMNFSGAMVSQVSNLELRRYFYSIYNFLKDKKYSRCAWEIIQVELRRCFYYFYKLTLLLRKK; via the coding sequence ATGAGCACTAATCCTGATGTGATTCAAAAGTGTTTGTGGCCTGCATGCCTTGTAGGTCTATTCATCCCTGGCATCCTCTCTCTGCACTGTAACTTGCTGCATTTTCACCTGAGGGAAGTCACCTGGCAAAATCTGAAACTTCTGAACAGCATGAACAATTCATTTCCTGTAGAGTGCCTAAGAGAAACCAGGGCTTTTGAGTTTCCCCAAGACATCCAATCATATACCCCACATGGAAAAAGGTACCTAAAGGAGGCCTTCTATGAAATGTCCACACAGACCTTCAACATCTTCACACAGTATACCATCAAATCCACTTGGAAAAAGAAGTACCTGCAACAAATTCAAATCAGACTTGACTGGCAGATGCACCACTTGGAACAATGcttggaggaagagaagaaaggaaacaaagactcAAAACAGATGGAAGAGGATGCGATGAACTTCTCAGGAGCTATGGTCTCCCAGGTGAGCAACCTAGAACTGAGGAGATATTTCTACAGTATATACAACTTCCTGAAAGATAAGAAATACAGTCGCTGTGCCTGGGAAATCATCCAAGTGGAACTCAGAAGATGTTTCTACTACTTTTATAAATTAACACTACTACTCAGGAAGAAATAA